From Ignisphaera aggregans DSM 17230, the proteins below share one genomic window:
- a CDS encoding protein of unknown function DUF521 (COGs: COG1679 conserved hypothetical protein~InterPro IPR007506~KEGG: smr:Smar_0622 aconitase subunit 1~PFAM: protein of unknown function DUF521~SPTR: A3DM69 Predicted aconitase subunit 1~PFAM: Protein of unknown function (DUF521)) has product MYLNKYEERMLRGEYGEAVRIAIEVIVHIGEALGAEKLIDISHAHISGISYFNIGDEGLEFLNDLVSKGAKAAVYTTANPSSIAILDPFTNVYGRDIVVKQYKIIELLKSLGVDDKSFTCIPYKIRRPKINEHLAWAESSAVIYANSILGAKTNREGGIVALMASIIGKTYYSGMHIDENRLPTEIIKIDFPIGNIFEASIIGLYIGNITKGIPYIEMNMNVEDDVYRDIIIRNLLASIASTSDSPMAIIEGITPKFDKIMIKGGLERITIDLAEAKKFSESICSNTLFIGCPHITVDELRHISNRIFLKAKSLGIEKIFVALPQNSEDIILIAEEFRKRGIEIVFLKGACPVVSNLKELNLHSLATLHGKAFHYIPKLGGIKTCLVNVV; this is encoded by the coding sequence ATGTATCTCAATAAATATGAAGAAAGAATGCTCAGAGGTGAATATGGAGAAGCTGTTAGGATAGCTATAGAAGTAATAGTTCATATAGGAGAGGCTTTAGGGGCAGAGAAGCTGATAGACATCTCACATGCCCATATCTCAGGTATATCATATTTTAATATAGGTGATGAAGGATTAGAATTTCTTAATGATCTAGTTTCAAAGGGGGCTAAAGCTGCTGTATATACTACAGCTAATCCAAGCTCTATTGCAATTTTAGACCCTTTTACAAATGTGTATGGCAGGGATATTGTTGTAAAGCAATACAAAATTATCGAGCTCTTGAAATCTCTTGGCGTAGATGATAAGAGTTTTACATGTATACCATACAAGATTAGAAGACCAAAGATAAATGAGCATTTGGCTTGGGCAGAATCTAGCGCTGTCATATATGCAAATTCCATTTTAGGTGCAAAAACTAATAGAGAGGGAGGTATTGTAGCGTTAATGGCATCAATCATCGGTAAAACATATTATAGTGGAATGCATATTGATGAAAATAGATTACCAACAGAAATAATCAAGATAGATTTTCCTATAGGCAATATATTTGAAGCAAGTATTATAGGACTATATATAGGAAATATAACAAAAGGCATTCCATATATAGAAATGAATATGAATGTAGAGGATGATGTTTATCGTGATATTATAATAAGAAATCTATTAGCTTCAATTGCATCAACATCAGATTCTCCAATGGCTATAATAGAAGGTATAACCCCTAAGTTCGATAAGATTATGATAAAAGGAGGATTAGAACGTATTACAATAGATTTAGCAGAAGCAAAAAAATTCTCAGAAAGCATTTGTAGTAATACTCTATTTATTGGATGTCCTCATATAACAGTTGATGAATTAAGACATATATCTAATAGAATATTTTTGAAAGCAAAAAGTTTAGGGATAGAAAAGATATTTGTAGCATTACCACAAAATAGCGAAGATATAATATTGATAGCCGAGGAATTTAGAAAGAGAGGAATTGAAATTGTATTTCTTAAGGGTGCATGCCCTGTGGTTTCAAATCTTAAGGAACTTAACTTACATAGCCTAGCTACACTTCATGGCAAGGCCTTTCACTATATTCCAAAGCTAGGAGGTATAAAGACATGTCTTGTGAACGTTGTATAA
- a CDS encoding UbiD family decarboxylase (COGs: COG0043 3-polyprenyl-4-hydroxybenzoate decarboxylase and related decarboxylase~InterPro IPR002830~KEGG: smr:Smar_0621 UbiD family decarboxylase~PFAM: Carboxylyase-related protein~SPTR: A3DM68 UbiD family decarboxylase~TIGRFAM: UbiD family decarboxylase~PFAM: 3-octaprenyl-4-hydroxybenzoate carboxy-lyase~TIGRFAM: UbiD family decarboxylases): protein MSLREFVDSVPSNEKLDISDKELGIELEPTKILYNADIMEKIVFFKLIKSEYVCVGNVLNSRNRLYRYVLKVDSDVEAYKRILDSTSRTRKPREKDFSNSYTMVKDFDLQYLPFIKFYPGDGGRYLSSSIYISCIDNICNASIHRTMLISKNKVVARIVPRHLRYIYEKYLERGKETPVAIVVGVHPAVMLMASSSPPLGVFELELVPNLLEDFSIAYTPLYGIPVPANAAMVLEGRITKELVREGPFVDLLNLYDRARLEPLINVDAVYVNTNELFHVILPAGKEHKLLQSFYREAVIYDYVSRTVPKVHKVRLLESSGSWLIIAIAIDKIHDGDVKTAIMAAFSAHPSAKMVIAVDSDIDIDSENMILWSIATRFRGRDSIIMIERARCSTLDPSSSNGTCDKIGLDLTIPLGSNKADYKYVKT, encoded by the coding sequence ATGTCCCTAAGGGAATTCGTAGATTCAGTTCCATCAAATGAAAAACTTGATATAAGTGATAAAGAGCTAGGAATAGAATTAGAACCCACAAAAATATTGTATAATGCAGATATTATGGAGAAAATAGTGTTTTTTAAATTGATTAAAAGCGAGTATGTATGTGTAGGAAATGTTCTTAACTCTAGGAATAGACTATATAGATATGTTCTAAAAGTTGATAGTGATGTTGAAGCATATAAAAGGATCCTCGATTCTACATCTAGGACAAGAAAGCCTAGAGAAAAAGATTTTAGTAACTCATATACAATGGTCAAGGATTTTGATTTACAATATCTGCCTTTCATAAAGTTTTATCCTGGTGATGGAGGTAGATACTTATCTTCTTCTATATACATATCATGTATTGATAACATATGTAATGCTTCTATACATAGAACAATGCTTATATCAAAAAATAAAGTCGTTGCAAGAATCGTACCTAGACACCTAAGATATATATATGAGAAGTATCTAGAGAGAGGTAAGGAAACTCCCGTAGCCATTGTGGTTGGAGTTCATCCAGCTGTAATGCTTATGGCATCTTCTTCACCACCTTTAGGAGTATTTGAGCTTGAACTTGTCCCTAATTTGTTAGAGGATTTTTCGATAGCATATACACCACTATATGGAATTCCTGTTCCTGCTAATGCAGCTATGGTATTGGAGGGAAGAATTACAAAAGAATTAGTGAGAGAAGGACCTTTTGTAGATCTTTTAAATCTTTATGATAGGGCTAGGTTAGAACCTCTTATAAATGTTGATGCTGTTTATGTAAATACAAATGAATTATTTCATGTGATATTGCCAGCCGGAAAAGAGCATAAACTTTTACAGAGTTTCTATAGAGAGGCGGTTATATATGATTATGTAAGTAGAACTGTGCCTAAAGTTCATAAGGTGAGGCTTTTAGAATCAAGTGGTTCTTGGCTTATTATAGCCATAGCTATAGATAAGATTCATGATGGAGATGTTAAGACTGCTATTATGGCAGCATTTTCAGCACATCCTAGTGCTAAAATGGTTATTGCTGTAGATAGCGATATTGATATTGATTCAGAAAACATGATTCTATGGTCTATTGCAACACGTTTTAGAGGTAGAGATAGCATAATAATGATAGAGAGAGCTAGATGTTCAACATTAGATCCAAGTTCAAGTAATGGTACATGTGATAAAATAGGTCTAGATCTAACAATACCACTAGGTAGTAACAAAGCTGATTATAAATATGTTAAAACTTAA
- a CDS encoding conserved hypothetical protein (COGs: COG1341 GTPase or GTP-binding protein~KEGG: hbu:Hbut_1636 hypothetical protein~SPTR: A2BN89 Conserved archaeal protein~PFAM: Molybdopterin guanine dinucleotide synthesis protein B), whose protein sequence is MLTASSLYSKITLLSNKIIRVCGPAKIVVDEGCIRILGVNIRKGEDIIINRYRSYAVKAVEDSVISIILGEGGSIEEPIEGEEVIDIWEKAVYEIIDRMGRVVIIGATDSGKTSLSLLISNIAIDQKLKVALIDGDIGQNDLAPPGFVALKFIERKSIWLRQFKGDIMRFIGYLTPSTPISMSRVISSILELVVIAEKMGSNIIIINTDGWLGDISSIEYKSTLIKSIKPQSLVVLDENFCKAFERQFYGTLTKIYCLPRPRVVRERNRVDRRELRKVSYKTYFEHAKKLCFDIGKLSISNSCLFNGIELNDEELQKIPSVIKYKPLVASRYEDSLVLLLSDNANISNEDILKLKTYMNVNDIYILKPSMVKGILVALVNDKYEEVAVGIIDSIDIDNKRLCIFTEYESDIKGIIIGRIKLDENFEDKGKISRCPL, encoded by the coding sequence TTGTTGACAGCAAGCTCTCTCTATTCTAAAATAACATTATTGTCGAATAAGATAATAAGAGTATGTGGTCCTGCGAAAATAGTTGTAGATGAGGGTTGTATTAGAATTTTAGGTGTAAATATTAGAAAAGGAGAAGATATAATAATTAATAGATATAGGAGTTATGCTGTTAAAGCCGTAGAAGATAGCGTAATTAGTATAATCCTAGGTGAGGGTGGAAGCATTGAAGAGCCTATTGAAGGAGAGGAGGTTATAGATATCTGGGAGAAAGCAGTATATGAAATAATTGATAGAATGGGAAGAGTAGTAATTATTGGTGCAACTGATAGTGGTAAAACATCATTATCTTTGCTAATCTCTAATATTGCAATAGATCAAAAACTTAAAGTAGCTCTAATAGATGGTGATATAGGTCAAAATGATCTTGCTCCTCCAGGTTTTGTAGCTCTTAAATTCATTGAACGTAAATCCATTTGGCTTAGACAATTCAAAGGAGATATTATGAGATTTATTGGGTATCTAACTCCTTCTACCCCCATATCTATGTCAAGAGTAATATCATCTATATTGGAATTAGTAGTAATTGCAGAAAAAATGGGTAGTAATATAATTATTATCAATACTGATGGCTGGTTAGGAGATATATCATCAATTGAGTATAAATCTACACTTATAAAAAGTATAAAACCACAGTCATTAGTCGTTTTAGATGAGAATTTCTGTAAGGCATTCGAGAGACAGTTTTATGGAACCCTTACTAAGATTTATTGTTTACCTAGACCTAGGGTTGTAAGAGAGAGGAATAGGGTAGATAGAAGAGAACTTAGAAAAGTTAGCTATAAAACTTATTTTGAACATGCAAAGAAACTGTGTTTCGATATAGGAAAACTCTCTATATCTAATTCCTGTCTCTTTAACGGAATTGAATTAAATGATGAAGAACTACAAAAAATACCTTCAGTCATCAAATATAAACCATTAGTAGCATCCAGATATGAAGATTCCTTAGTCCTACTTCTCTCTGATAATGCTAATATATCTAATGAAGATATTCTAAAGTTGAAAACATATATGAATGTTAATGATATATATATCTTAAAGCCGTCAATGGTTAAAGGTATACTTGTTGCATTAGTGAATGATAAATATGAAGAAGTAGCAGTAGGAATAATAGATTCTATAGACATTGATAATAAACGTTTATGTATATTCACAGAATATGAATCTGATATCAAGGGAATAATTATAGGTAGAATAAAACTAGATGAGAATTTTGAAGATAAAGGGAAAATAAGTAGATGCCCATTGTAA
- a CDS encoding CDP-alcohol phosphatidyltransferase (COGs: COG0558 Phosphatidylglycerophosphate synthase~InterPro IPR000462~KEGG: smr:Smar_1186 CDP-alcohol phosphatidyltransferase~PFAM: CDP-alcohol phosphatidyltransferase~SPTR: A3DNS1 CDP-alcohol phosphatidyltransferase~PFAM: CDP-alcohol phosphatidyltransferase) — protein sequence MLTRFRKQINLYIDRIAYIFLKVNIKPNTITLLGLVISVTSVPLAYFNYLIPLLFIIVLSAFMDVLDGAVARLSANVTPFGGVLDSFCDRIEELFYIMSLIIIGLPVHLGLISLALSYLTSYVRALGELRGLKMEGIGIAERAERILLILTSILLAIILQGHELFVLGLTIPIIILILLSFVTVLQRIYYIYRSLNQKH from the coding sequence ATGTTAACAAGATTTAGAAAACAAATAAACTTATATATAGATAGGATAGCATATATATTTCTAAAGGTAAACATAAAACCTAATACAATAACACTACTAGGATTAGTTATATCAGTTACATCAGTACCTTTAGCATATTTTAATTATCTAATTCCATTACTATTCATAATAGTATTATCAGCATTTATGGATGTTTTAGATGGTGCTGTGGCTCGGCTAAGTGCTAATGTTACTCCTTTTGGAGGAGTATTGGATTCATTTTGTGATAGAATAGAAGAACTATTTTATATAATGTCCTTAATAATTATTGGTCTACCCGTTCATCTAGGTCTAATATCATTAGCACTATCCTATCTCACAAGCTATGTACGAGCTTTAGGAGAGCTCAGAGGACTAAAAATGGAGGGAATAGGAATTGCCGAGAGAGCTGAAAGAATATTGTTAATTCTAACCTCTATACTCTTAGCTATAATACTTCAAGGGCATGAACTATTTGTATTAGGGTTGACGATACCGATTATAATATTAATACTTCTGAGCTTCGTAACAGTATTGCAGAGGATCTATTATATATATAGATCACTTAATCAAAAACATTAA
- a CDS encoding SSU ribosomal protein S26E (COGs: COG4830 Ribosomal protein S26~InterPro IPR000892~KEGG: sto:STS173 30S ribosomal protein S26e~PFAM: Ribosomal protein S26E~SPTR: Q4J8L1 30S ribosomal protein S26E~PFAM: Ribosomal protein S26e): MPKKRENRGRKKGDKGSVERIHCDNCGALIPRDKAVCVTKMYSPVDPQLAAELEKKGAIIMRYPVTKCYCINCAIFYGIIKVRSEEERKRSIPLQKVS; encoded by the coding sequence ATGCCAAAGAAGAGAGAAAATAGAGGTAGAAAGAAAGGGGATAAGGGATCTGTAGAGAGAATTCACTGTGATAATTGTGGCGCATTAATACCTAGAGATAAAGCTGTATGTGTAACAAAAATGTACTCTCCTGTAGATCCACAGCTAGCAGCTGAGCTTGAAAAGAAAGGTGCTATAATAATGAGGTACCCTGTAACAAAATGCTATTGTATTAATTGTGCTATATTCTATGGTATAATTAAAGTGAGATCTGAGGAGGAGAGGAAGAGGAGTATACCTTTGCAAAAAGTATCATAA
- a CDS encoding prolyl-tRNA synthetase (COGs: COG0442 Prolyl-tRNA synthetase~InterProIPR002316:IPR002314:IPR004154:IPR006195:IPR 004499~KEGG: sai:Saci_1553 prolyl-tRNA synthetase~PFAM: Anticodon-binding domain protein; tRNA synthetase class II (G H P and S)~PRIAM: Proline--tRNA ligase~SPTR: Q4J8L4 Prolyl-tRNA synthetase~TIGRFAM: prolyl-tRNA synthetase~PFAM: Anticodon binding domain; Prolyl-tRNA synthetase, C-terminal; tRNA synthetase class II core domain (G, H, P, S and T)~TIGRFAM: prolyl-tRNA synthetase, family I), with translation MNEIYGQSKYGENFSQWFEWIIREAEIYDYGRYPVKGMGIWMPYGFQIRRNVIEIIRNLLNETGHEEVLFPILIPEILFRRESEHVRGFEGEVLWVTRGGNEELDVKLVLRPTSETAISYMESFWIKSYKQLPKKYYQVVSVFRYETKMTKPMIRVREITTFKEAHTVHENFEDSERQVLEAIDIYSKFFDELGIPYIISRRPQWDKFAGALYTIAFDTVFPDGRAIQIGTVHNLGQTFTSVFDVKIQKRDETIDYAWQTSYGISERVIASIIAIHSDDIGLILPSNVAPYTVVIIPIPHQDEKIYQSIINYCNDIHNILKVNNIRSLIDERLDVKPAEKYRECELKGVPIRIEIGFKEVSQNTVTLFRRDLRKRFTINKDELISVIKNVLEEYNKNLKEKAWSWLKSKIKLFSTLDEALNHIKEEGGVALLPWCGHEACVYKVLERLEGVAALGEPLNMSTIISIDKPSNRDVYCAFCGKTAKTMMAIAKRY, from the coding sequence ATGAATGAGATTTATGGACAAAGTAAGTATGGAGAGAATTTTAGTCAATGGTTTGAATGGATAATAAGAGAGGCAGAGATCTATGACTATGGACGATATCCAGTTAAGGGTATGGGTATATGGATGCCATATGGTTTTCAAATTAGAAGAAATGTTATTGAAATCATAAGGAATTTACTCAATGAAACAGGTCATGAAGAGGTATTGTTTCCCATTTTAATACCCGAAATACTATTTAGAAGAGAAAGTGAACATGTTAGAGGTTTTGAGGGCGAGGTTTTATGGGTTACTAGAGGTGGAAATGAGGAGCTTGATGTAAAATTGGTTTTGAGACCTACAAGTGAAACAGCTATTAGCTATATGGAGAGCTTTTGGATTAAGAGCTATAAACAATTGCCAAAGAAGTATTATCAAGTGGTAAGTGTATTTAGATATGAAACAAAAATGACAAAGCCCATGATAAGAGTTAGGGAGATAACAACATTTAAAGAGGCACATACAGTCCACGAGAATTTTGAGGATAGTGAAAGACAAGTTCTAGAAGCTATTGACATATATAGTAAGTTTTTTGATGAATTAGGTATACCATACATTATAAGTAGAAGACCTCAGTGGGATAAATTTGCTGGTGCACTATATACTATAGCCTTCGATACAGTATTTCCAGATGGTAGAGCAATACAGATAGGAACTGTTCATAATCTTGGTCAAACATTTACCTCGGTATTTGATGTAAAGATACAGAAAAGAGATGAAACTATAGACTATGCTTGGCAAACTAGCTATGGTATTTCAGAACGCGTTATAGCATCAATTATAGCGATTCATAGTGATGATATTGGACTCATACTCCCCTCTAATGTTGCACCATATACTGTTGTCATAATACCTATACCTCATCAGGATGAAAAAATATATCAGAGCATTATAAATTATTGTAATGATATACATAATATATTGAAAGTTAATAACATAAGAAGTCTTATTGATGAAAGACTTGATGTAAAACCTGCGGAGAAATATAGGGAATGTGAATTAAAGGGAGTTCCAATAAGAATTGAAATAGGTTTTAAAGAAGTTTCTCAAAATACAGTTACATTATTTAGAAGGGATCTGCGTAAGAGATTTACTATAAATAAAGATGAACTCATCAGTGTTATTAAAAATGTGTTAGAAGAATACAATAAGAATTTAAAAGAAAAAGCATGGTCTTGGCTAAAATCGAAAATAAAGTTGTTTTCAACTTTAGATGAAGCGTTAAACCATATAAAGGAAGAAGGGGGAGTAGCATTACTACCTTGGTGTGGACATGAAGCTTGTGTTTATAAGGTATTAGAACGATTGGAAGGTGTTGCAGCTTTGGGGGAACCGCTAAACATGTCTACTATCATCAGTATTGATAAGCCAAGTAATAGAGATGTCTATTGTGCATTTTGTGGAAAGACCGCAAAAACCATGATGGCCATAGCTAAGCGTTACTAA
- a CDS encoding tRNA methyltransferase complex GCD14 subunit (COGs: COG2519 tRNA(1-methyladenosine) methyltransferase and related methyltransferase~InterPro IPR014816:IPR000682~KEGG: hbu:Hbut_1352 tRNA methyltransferase~PFAM: tRNA methyltransferase complex GCD14 subunit; protein-L-isoaspartate(D-aspartate) O-methyltransferase~SPTR: A2BMG8 tRNA methyltransferase~PFAM: tRNA methyltransferase complex GCD14 subunit) has translation MTSGLSDSIRSGDLIVVYIDRRRKWIVKVGEREAIESDKGLIRLNNIENLRYGEAIRTSLNIEARILRPLIIDYIERGLERITQIIYPKDIGMIIFLLGISSGSNVLEIGVGSGATTIVLAHIVKPFGHVFGYDIREDSLEIAMRNLRRIGLDKYVTLKLGDARQGVDEKDLDAAIVDIPDPWNVLDTLYSALKPSAPVVFFLPTVNQLEKLYNALYNHKGFIDIRCFETMLREYQLSLEAIRPSTYMVGHTGFIMFARKILK, from the coding sequence TTGACATCAGGTCTGAGCGATAGTATAAGAAGTGGAGATCTAATAGTTGTATATATTGATAGAAGGAGAAAATGGATTGTAAAAGTTGGTGAGAGAGAGGCTATAGAGTCTGATAAAGGGCTAATAAGACTTAATAATATTGAGAACCTTAGATATGGTGAAGCAATAAGAACTTCTCTGAATATTGAGGCAAGGATATTAAGACCTTTAATAATAGACTATATTGAAAGGGGATTGGAAAGGATAACACAAATTATATATCCTAAGGATATAGGTATGATAATATTTCTACTAGGGATCTCCTCAGGATCCAATGTTCTAGAGATAGGTGTTGGTAGTGGTGCTACCACCATAGTTTTAGCGCATATTGTTAAACCATTTGGACATGTATTTGGATATGACATCAGAGAAGATTCATTAGAAATAGCTATGAGAAATCTTAGGCGTATAGGTCTAGATAAATATGTAACTCTAAAACTTGGTGATGCTAGACAAGGTGTTGATGAGAAAGATCTTGATGCTGCTATTGTAGATATTCCAGATCCTTGGAATGTACTCGACACTCTATATTCAGCCTTAAAGCCTTCAGCTCCTGTAGTATTTTTCTTGCCTACGGTAAATCAACTTGAAAAATTATATAATGCTTTATACAACCATAAAGGGTTTATTGATATAAGATGTTTTGAGACTATGTTGAGAGAATATCAATTGTCATTAGAAGCTATAAGACCATCAACATATATGGTTGGTCATACAGGATTTATTATGTTTGCTAGAAAGATATTAAAGTAG
- a CDS encoding putative transcriptional regulators, CopG/Arc/MetJ family (InterPro IPR002145~KEGG: dka:DKAM_1310 putative transcriptional regulator, CopG/Arc/MetJ family~PFAM: CopG domain protein DNA-binding domain protein~SPTR: B8D6A5 Putative transcriptional regulator, CopG/Arc/MetJ family~PFAM: Ribbon-helix-helix protein, copG family) yields MRIVTVKMPESYIEAIDELIRIGRYSSRSEVIRAAIRDLLKRELWSQQGYNNDVKVRKGNRTKVIGLTEEV; encoded by the coding sequence ATGCGAATAGTAACTGTAAAAATGCCTGAGTCCTATATAGAAGCCATAGATGAATTAATAAGAATTGGAAGATATTCATCTAGAAGCGAAGTTATAAGAGCTGCGATAAGAGATTTATTGAAGAGAGAGCTATGGTCGCAACAAGGCTATAATAATGATGTTAAGGTGCGAAAGGGAAACAGAACCAAGGTAATAGGGTTAACAGAAGAAGTATAG
- a CDS encoding 30S ribosomal protein S25e (InterPro IPR004977~KEGG: sai:Saci_0841 30S ribosomal protein S25e~SPTR: Q4JAH1 30S ribosomal protein S25E~PFAM: S25 ribosomal protein) has protein sequence MGTKGKKPLSVVEKRQQRMMKEEAKKKIVKEEKKEVRTTFIDQSLITKISNEISNFDVITPFTLSQRYAIKYSTAKKILKELQQRNLIDIISRNRRIIIAIPKKS, from the coding sequence ATGGGGACTAAAGGTAAAAAACCCCTTTCAGTTGTGGAGAAAAGACAGCAGAGAATGATGAAAGAGGAAGCCAAGAAGAAGATTGTAAAGGAGGAAAAGAAAGAAGTACGAACAACATTTATAGACCAGTCACTCATAACAAAAATTTCTAATGAAATCAGTAATTTTGATGTCATTACACCCTTTACACTTTCACAGCGTTATGCTATTAAATATAGCACTGCTAAAAAGATACTAAAAGAATTACAACAAAGAAATCTCATAGACATTATATCGAGGAATAGAAGAATTATTATAGCTATTCCTAAGAAATCCTAA
- a CDS encoding amidohydrolase (COGs: COG0388 amidohydrolase~InterPro IPR003010~KEGG: hbu:Hbut_0344 amidohydrolase~SPTR: A2BJQ5 Predicted amidohydrolase), translating to MQELRKITIAVVHTSIELGSRLKNIEKVRESLNKIKDRDVEIVVIPAMVNGIPIFTSFARTMKIRRTAEIIPGNTSQTLDKLSIEFNKKLVVGPILERRGSKVYISSFYIAPHKGVTNIIRHTAASGDFLRGTELPIIVDNDMRICIFYGRDIFLPEVSLSAYLLGIDIAIAYPDLDYDLHKQRIALITRALELNSMVISVGGTITRKGEPLIQLPTIIIDEEGDIVNETSEEDKVILVDIELKSKKKYIDYGRKNLLKKLRKLIGFES from the coding sequence ATGCAAGAGCTAAGGAAAATTACTATAGCTGTAGTTCATACATCTATAGAACTAGGATCGAGATTAAAGAATATTGAGAAGGTTAGGGAGTCTCTAAATAAAATAAAGGATAGAGATGTAGAGATAGTAGTGATCCCAGCTATGGTCAACGGTATACCTATTTTTACATCATTTGCAAGAACTATGAAGATAAGGAGAACTGCAGAAATTATACCTGGAAATACTTCTCAGACATTAGACAAATTATCAATAGAATTCAACAAGAAACTCGTTGTTGGTCCTATACTTGAGCGTAGAGGTTCTAAGGTATATATCTCTTCCTTCTACATAGCTCCTCATAAAGGAGTAACAAATATCATTAGACATACTGCAGCAAGTGGAGATTTTCTAAGAGGTACAGAACTACCAATTATAGTTGACAATGATATGAGGATTTGTATCTTCTACGGCAGAGACATATTTCTGCCAGAGGTATCTCTTTCGGCATATCTATTAGGTATAGATATTGCCATTGCATATCCTGATCTAGATTACGATTTACATAAGCAGAGAATAGCGCTCATTACAAGAGCTCTTGAATTAAACTCTATGGTAATATCAGTTGGAGGTACAATAACGAGGAAGGGAGAACCATTAATACAGTTACCAACAATAATAATAGACGAAGAAGGTGATATAGTTAATGAGACTTCTGAGGAGGACAAGGTAATCCTCGTGGATATTGAACTAAAATCTAAGAAAAAATATATAGATTATGGAAGGAAAAACTTATTGAAGAAATTACGCAAGTTAATAGGTTTTGAATCATAG